One window of the Diospyros lotus cultivar Yz01 chromosome 12, ASM1463336v1, whole genome shotgun sequence genome contains the following:
- the LOC127787341 gene encoding beta-ketoacyl-[acyl-carrier-protein] synthase III A, chloroplastic yields MANTSGLFSPTVPSLRKRIPPSIGVYRFSFCPSERFSKRIFCSSIIEGPEKLGSGVSPSESRVPKLVSRGCKLVGCGSAVPKLQVSNDDLAKIVDTSDEWISVRTGIRNRRVLTGKDNLTTLAIEASRKALQMAEVDPDEVDLVLLCTSTPEDLFGSAPQIQKALGCKSNPLAYDITAACSGFVLGLVSAACYIRGGGFNNVLVIGADALSRYVDWTDRGTCILFGDAAGAIVVQACDSEEDGLFGFDLHSDGDGQRHLNATIQENEIDQALGSNGSVLGFPPVPPSYSCIQMNGKEVFRFAVRCVPQSIESALEKAGLATSSIDWLLLHQANQRIIDAVATRLEVPPERVISNLANYGNTSAASIPLALDEAVRGGKVQPGHTIAAAGFGAGLTWGSAIIRWG; encoded by the exons ATGGCAAATACATCTGGTTTATTCTCGCCCACAGTTCCGAGCCTGAGAAAGAGAATTCCTCCGTCTATTGGCGTTTATCGCTTTTCGTTTTGCCCTTCTGAGCGATTCTCCAAAAGGATATTCTGCTCTAGCATTATTGAAGGTCCAGAGAAGCTCGGTTCTGGTGTTTCCCCTTCTGAATCTCGAGTTCCCAA gcTTGTCAGTAGAGGCTGCAAACTGGTTGGATGTGGCTCTGCAGTTCCAAAGCTTCAAGTGTCCAATGATGATCTAGCAAAAATTGTTGATACTTCAGACGAATGGATATCTGTTCGAACTGGGATTCGTAATCGACGTGTTCTAACAG GCAAAGATAATTTGACAACCCTGGCTATAGAGGCATCCAGAAAAGCACTTCAGATGGCAGAGGTTGATCCTGATGAGGTAGACCTAGTCTTATTGTGTACATCAACTCCAGAGGATCTGTTTGGCAGTGCTCCTCAG ATTCAAAAGGCACTTGGCTGCAAAAGTAATCCACTGGCTTATGATATTACAGCAGCCTGTAGTGGGTTTGTGTTGGGTCTAGTTTCTGCTGCCTGTTATATTAGGG GAGGTGGCTTCAATAATGTTCTTGTTATTGGTGCTGATGCTCTTTCTCGTTATGTTGATTGGACTGATAGAGGGACCTGTATTCTCTTTGGGGATGCTGCTGGTGCAATAGTAGTACAG GCCTGTGATAGTGAGGAGGATGGTTTATTTGGTTTTGACTTGCATAGTGATGGTGACGGCCAAAG GCACTTAAATGCCACCAttcaagaaaatgaaattgatCAAGCTTTGGGTTCTAACGGTTCAGTGTTAGGCTTTCCTCCCGTACCCCCCTCTTATTCCTGCATCCAGATGAATGGTAAGGAAGTCTTTCGCTTTGCTGTTCGGTGTGTCCCACAGTCGATAGAATCTGCCCTCGAAAAGGCTGGTCTTGCAACGTCTAGCATTGATTGGCTACTGCTGCATCAG GCAAACCAAAGGATCATCGATGCAGTTGCAACGCGATTAGAAGTCCCACCTGAGCGGGTCATATCAAATTTGGCAAACTATGGCAACACAAGTGCAGCATCGATTCCATTGGCATTGGATGAAGCGGTGCGAGGAGGGAAGGTGCAACCGGGCCATACTATTGCAGCTGCAGGTTTCGGGGCTGGTCTGACTTGGGGTTCTGCCATTATTAGATGGGGATGA